The Raphanus sativus cultivar WK10039 chromosome 2, ASM80110v3, whole genome shotgun sequence DNA segment ttctctttcatttttctttttgtgaatACTTTTGTCCatcttttacaattttataaaaagtataaGAATAGTATATAGAATATACATtgtattattatgatttattgCTATATATTAGACCCATCTAAAAACAGAATATGATATTGATGTTGAATACTAGTCATTATCCCATTGCATATGTGAGCGAGGACCAAAAGGATCTATCAGCTATACAAAGATCGATAGAGGCAATAACAGACCAAAAGgaaaaatatacataatatataggAAACAAATTACCCTGATGACAAGACGTTGTAGCCCAAAGGTTAGGACGGGTCCCCGCCTGCACCCAGGTAGGAggttcgatccacgccggagggaactaccttgcaacgctcttgtcaccgcacacggatatgggccatgctttcggcccatttgaaaaactgggaggggcgtctatccgtgggcattccttccccttggggattagtctgggccttctgggcctgggataccccaggttaaacaaaaaaaaaacaaattacccTGACAAATCATTTGATGGTTTAAGAATTACTCTTATCCCCAAGCTGTAGAAAAGAAGAATTCTGCAAGACGTGACGACCTTAATTGTCTTAAGACTAAAGGAAAGTAAGGACCATTAGAATTCACGTGACATGGTATGTTACATGTCTACAGAACAAACATAGAATTTATACTTTACAAgagagaaaacataaaataataaaaacttaaaaaataaaaaaagagagttttctaaagtcatttaaaaaatttaaaaagaatagcttgatttaagatgaagaagaatattaatttatgatgTAAGAAACTTACTTTGTTTTGGTATGAAACacatatacaaaatttaattaaggccacttaattttatataaagtgAAGCCTTTAATTGTTTATATGTCTCATTTAATCAAATATCAACTTATCTGCATATTATATCAAGAATTCTTTACAAACTGCAATTATATTCTCTTTTAAAATAGTCACTCACTTTGATTTATCATTTCAAAACTATGTAAAACCATCGTAACAagaatgatataatttttatgtacACTTATATTGATCTCGAAAGCAACATCATGAAACAATGATGAATTTTTGTAAACTTGTTATATGTTTTTCAGATAATCAAATCTTCGGTTATCTTAGTCTTTTGTGGAAAATTAtcattttactttatatttcatattttttgaataatcttatgaattgtaaatatattaagtgCCACAACCATTTGTACGTCACGCATGAGCTCATGCAAACTAGAAGTAGTCTTGCCATTCCATTTAAAGATAACTATATAATACGAACAAGAATCTAAATTTTGTGAAATCCTACCAAAGGTTCTTCGAcatacaaaaagaagaagaaactaaccacagaaaatacatataaatagcttttttgaaaaattacatataaattaaaaaataaaacaaaaagaaaagattccAAAATAAAACCTAGTTCATCATCAGGTTTAGGACGAATCAAACACTTAAAACTTTAGGACGTCCGAGTTATCAGATCTGTAAAATAATTATCCGAGTTCGGATCAACTatcaaaatagtaatataaattattaattagaaTAATAGACCatttaatttcattaatatttgaaataatatttttcattctataaatgttaaaaaaattatacagaaGCCGCTTTGGATCCATATCGTCTTTAAACTTAGTTATCTATATATTGGATATAGTAGACCTCAAGTATTTCGAATTGGATCCAGATTTGATTTATGATCAGGCAATGGATCTCGTATATTTTTCCCATCCCTTGTGGAAATATAAGTTACCTACATCTGATTTGGAATAAGAAAGATAACTACTCTTTCCATTTTATATTAGATGATATTTTATTCtaatacacatatattaaaaaatatatttttatcaaaaatatcataaaatataatatagaaatatttagttaattataaatatatatgataaaaatacaattagCTACaaagtttttgataaaattaaagttatttatgtttgtgcaaacatcatttattatgaaacaaaaaagaatcatCTATGTTAAAATGAAGGGAGTATAATTTTATGGAACTAGAGTAATTCTTTTGCGCCCAACTATGATGTATAAACAGGTGGAAGATTGATAGATAAGATTCCGTCCCTTTCGAGAATTCTGGAGTTCTAAAtttaacattataaatatattaatatatctattgtatgtaatcataaaatatatcaGCATCTTGGCATGGCCCCTTTACTAACATATATATAACCCTCTATACAGTTTCCTTGTCCTCATCAAAATCAACAAGCTCATTGTGAAGAGCAGGCATACAAACAAATTTACACACACAAAAAACGAAAAACCTAGTTCATAAACAATCATCATCACAATGTCTGGTGTGTGGGTGTTTAACAAGAATGGAGTGATGAGGCTGGTTGAGAATCCTTACAACCAATCCGCTGGAGATTCGTCCGAATCTTCCTCCTCCGGTGGAAGCCAGCAGCAGAGGATGAGAAGGAAGATCCTTGTTCATCTTCCGACCAGCGAGGTTGTCTCTTCGTACGGATCACTTGAGAGGATCTTGAAGGGTCTTGGATGGGAGAGGTACTACTATGGAGACAACGCCGACCATCTCCTCCAATTCCACAAGAAAACATCCATCGATCTCATCTCTCTCCCACGAGACTTCTCAAAGTTTAACTCTATTCACATGTATGATATCGTCGTCAAGAACCCTAACGTCTTCCATGTCCGAGACATGTAGTAGCGCCTATCATCAAAACTGAACTGGGTCAGTTTGAGTCTTGATACTCTCCAATCATTCTCTCTGATATATCTATATATCATGTATAAATTTGTTCGTGGTTTGTTTTATTGTATGTGTTTTGTGTTGGTCAATTTATACTAGTGGTCTCAAGCTAGAGCCCTTCTAATGACTTGTATCATTTTATGTTAATGTATTTGAATGGTTGATTTCAAAGTTGACTGTTATATAATGCGAGACATATTTGTCTGGTCCAAGATTAGCATTCAAATACTATGATGTGTGGAATATAagtaagtaaataaaatatacttatgAGAAATTTGACCTTTCAGGTTTGATATACAATAATTATATAGATTAATTTACtgttttgtaatatataaaaactgtATACGTATTAATATCACATTAATTCCATGATAACATAATGTCTTTTTACTTTCTATAACATATTGTCATAGAAAGAGattataatctaatatttttaactGTATGTTTCTAGCAAAGTAAAACAAATAGATACATGATTAGTGAATTTGCAGCCATGCTGATTGCTGAATTACAATGATAAATTCAAGCAGGACGAAATCTAACGAGGGAAAGTAAAAAAATGCGCAATTAGAGAAGGTCCCCCAAAGGTTTGGGAAGACAATGGATAAAAATGATGGGCGCACGTGTTCTCTCATACTTTTCTACCGAATTTAGACAGGTGTCAGTTACTGATTGCTCGTTTCTCTATTTTGTCACAGTTTAGAATGATGGGCGCACGTGATACCTAGCCTTTTAACTTGGAATCAGGGCACGTGTCGATTCCCCACTGCCCATTTCCCCCACACTGTCACTTCCTTATCGATTcgaacaaacttttttttttttttgtcatctgttgttatatatattgattctaaACTGGATTAGCCACAAGGCATGTTACAACGGTTGACGTAATGAAACGACTCCATAACCTAGAGCCAGCGGTTTAAAGATACAACCCTAAAGACAAAAGCCGGTGATTACACAGTTACAATCCCGGAGACAAGATCAAACTTGGACACAATAACATAAAAACCAGAACTAAAACACCCTAGAGAAAACTCAAGCCCAGCCATGGATAGAACAAATCCAGCGGTAATTTATGGCTAACTGTTGCTGTTGCTATAGATTGTGTCTCATAAAAGCCTCTGCTCCACTGACCCCTTTTCAAAAAAACCATCTAAATCCACCGTTGGATTTTGAACAAGGTTACGACGCGCCTGCTACACGCCTCCACTCCTTTGACTCCTCCAGATCCAACTTACACTCGCCATTGACCTCTGTAGGAACTCTCCACGCGCCATATGTGCGCCTCAAAACCACGGCAGAGCCAACAAGGCTTAACTTGACACACTCTTACACAAACCAGCCGGTACCCATAATTCCACCACCACAAACCTTAGATCCGACGAGATCGACGGCTATGGATTCCGATTTGAACAAAGTTCTCCACCAGATCTGAAATTTTCTAGATTTTAAAACAAGACATAAACAAGACTAAAACAAGAAATACATAGGTCTCCACCTTCTCACAGTATCGACGGCAAAAGGCCATACCGGAGAAGATGGAAAAACAGAGACTTTTCCTTTTCCTCGCTCTCTCGCTCTCGTTCTTTCAAAAAGTAGATCAATGAGATCTGATCCAACGAACAAACTTTCTTTCTTCTCCCAAATAATTTCGCACGAATCTATCTatattcaaaaaagaaaaaaaattcgcACGAATCCTTTTCGTCTAACACTGCCTATAGTTTGTTGAACTAACATCATTGGCCGCTTGTTTTCTTTCATTGGATACGTAGTTTTCTGCTAAAGATTTCCCAACATTTTGATGGTTCTATACTTCTATATTGTGTATATTCGAGTGTTGATCCCTCCTTGTTCAAAAAAAGAGTGTTGATCCCAAAATCTCTTTACACAGCTACACCAAACAATTGAACTGAtcatacaagttttttttttcaaatgcttGAACATTACTCTTATATATATAGGGATCTCAGTCTCTCAGACCCAAACCTAAACTGATAGTGTTTCACATATTTACTAACTAAACATCAAACGTTATTTTGCCAACACatttctaagtttttttttttgttcatcaaacGGCTAATCACATTTCTAGATGTGACTGCAGGACTTGGGGTATAATaatcaactagattttgacccgcgcttcgaaagcgcgggtattatttttcacttttataaaatatattatttgtttgtaattattgaatttatttattttaataaaattttctttataataaattcgacacatagagtgtctctgataaactatgtatttctctagttttgttttattcgctcttcaatcaacatatttatttggcttgttgttaaaataaatgattatagactttgatctctccacctccgcggatgtatatttttaaaaatatgatgatatttgtttttcatgtaattattagggtttggcaaaatgaatccgatGAACATAAttgataccaatccgtaaatatagtaccaaacctgaacataaattgattaaatattcgaattattcaaaatttgttagttagagaaccaaATCGGATCGGAACCGAAatattcgtgtacctgaatttatctaaaaatagatttatatacttatatattaattatttttatatttaacttacataaaacatcaagaatgatacttttaaattggtttaaaatacttgaaaatatatatagatagtcaaaaacaaatatctgaaatagttaaagtatactcagatcaccaaaaatacttaaaataattattgatttcgtatccaaaattttaaatcaaaccaattgatatgttaatcttaggtattctgacatatgttatttaaatttataggtaatatattattttatttatagattttgagaaatttaaaatatatagtgatttaaaactttaaaaataatttaaataggttatccaaacccaaaccaaacccgcaaagatccgaatcaaactcaaacaaaaatttagaaacattctaataggactgaaatctttgacctcgaaaacccgaaacgcaaaccaatcagaaccaaacccgtatggatgtctgaaaacccatccttagtcattattatatatcgtataatttcattatataattaatcgtattttatatgtaccatcataaaggtaatcatataattaatagtatttaatatgtatcatcatataaacaattacatatattatattttaaagacttaatatgaaatataaaaaccataatttgagttggtatttcaaattgggctttgtattgtattttcttatatatattaacaacattcttttataatggacttaatgaCTTAAGCtcattaatttttctatttaatactactatctttgtttccaaacaaaattaatttttttaaaaaagactacaatccatgtttccaaacacaccaattttttttaaaactcttacctaagtatccaaacacaccgaaattgtacttcagctttaataagatagatgaccATAACCATGCTCATATTTAGAGTGGTCTTCGAGTTTTAACCGATAGAGATCTTGTCGGTCGAACCTTGCAAGAGCTAAAGTTcaactaaaaaaacaaacaaaataagataaatgCACCCGTTCAGACAAAAACATAACATTTCTTTTACAAGCCACCAATGCTTGTGCAACAACTTCCAGTGGCTCTAATAAATCAAAACCATATTATTTAATACGGATAGCGAAACATGTTTCATAAGcaagataaatattaaatgtgTTTGGAAAATATGAATCATGACACTGGTGAAACCTAATAAAATGCAAATGTGAAAATACCataataatacaatattacAATCTAAGACTGAAGCAAAACAATTaacaaactacaaaataaaGACATATAAACCAGATGTGGATCATGATTAATTGCAGgaaactaaaatttatgatCATCCGCAATAGTACTATGGCTACTAATTTCTTATGATATAAGAAGTAAGAGATAACCACTGCTCTATATAGTGCTCATTCTGTGCATGAGATGtcaaatcatatttttctagtcttacaatatttatataaaccgggttgagagaaaaaaaaaaggtaaaaaaaccTAATGCAATATCAAATATTATTGAGTGGTTAGATATTCATAATCATACAATTACAAACATGCATATAAGGTGCACATAGGCatttatttacaaaacaaacacCACAAGTAGAAAACTGTGGAATGATCTGGAAAGAGGAGAAACGAGCGCCACTCCGGAATACCTTCAGTTCAGGAAGCAGGGTAGCAACTCGGGAAACTCTAGAACATCAAAGTCGGACCTTCCATCAGATTCTTCAGATGTAGAATCCTCTGACTCTGAGCTAGAAGAAGGAGAATTCAGTAGATTGGAGCCGGACTTTGAGGTCGTGCGAAACAGGAAGAAATTCTCAGGTCTTAAAAGCTCAGGCAGAACGTCAAACCGAGGCAAGGGCCTCAAACTCAACTAATTTTTCATGTCGACAGACATTTTTTGCTGGAATGTACGTGGTTTAAATAAGTACAGCCATCGCAGCGGACTTAGAAAATGGTTTAGGAAGAATTCACCACTTTTTGGCGGTATCCTTGAGACTCATGTGAAGCAACTCAAGATGAATAAATTTGTGCCCCAGATATTTCCGGGTTGGTCGGCTGAAGGAAACTACAGCTTCTCTCCTCTTGGGAAAATCTGGCTTGTTTGGCACCCCTCTCTTCTTGTTAC contains these protein-coding regions:
- the LOC108835807 gene encoding flowering-promoting factor 1-like protein 1 — its product is MSGVWVFNKNGVMRLVENPYNQSAGDSSESSSSGGSQQQRMRRKILVHLPTSEVVSSYGSLERILKGLGWERYYYGDNADHLLQFHKKTSIDLISLPRDFSKFNSIHMYDIVVKNPNVFHVRDM